A genomic stretch from Plasmodium reichenowi strain SY57 chromosome 2, whole genome shotgun sequence includes:
- a CDS encoding ATP synthase F1, alpha subunit, putative, which yields MKGRRLCEQLNKCMWNQLVVSRKCVKKFVCNYSTKISPIEISKILEKKFESFNFKTSSNEVGYVLSVGDGICRAYGLNNVKSSELVEIHNEDDKGSVTYGMATNLEYDNVGIVIFGNDRNIKEGDVIKRTNRIIDVNVGYELLGRVVDALGNCIDGEKNVVTKERRKIEIKAPGIIARKSVNESIITGIKCIDSLVPIGRGQRELIIGDRQTGKTAIAIDAIIHQKNINDNVINDNEKVYCIYVAIGQKKSNIAKLVNLLKKYDALKYTIIVNSSASDASPLQFLAPYTGCAMAEFFRDNGKHALIIFDDLSKQAVAYRQLSLLLRRPPGREAYPGDIFYIHSKLLERSSKLNDNLKGGSLTALPIIETLNNDVSAYIPTNVISITDGQIFLESELFYKGIIPAINVGLSVSRIGSSAQYNCMKKLASSMKLELAQFREIVAFSQFGSDLDVSTKKLIEKGKILTEILKQKQYSPVHISYQICLIYAATKDYLLNLPIEKVQDFETKYFDYLDNNYLDVLKKIQSNCHLSEVEDQIKESIQKFLELYKNEA from the coding sequence ATGAAGGGTAGGCGATTATGCGAACAATTGAATAAGTGCATGTGGAATCAACTTGTAGTATCGAGGAAGTGTGTAAAGAAGTTTGTTTGTAATTATTCAACAAAGATTAGTCCAATAGAGatatcaaaaatattagaAAAGAAATTTGAATCTTTTAATTTCAAAACGTCTTCTAACGAAGTTGGTTATGTGCTGAGTGTTGGTGATGGTATATGTCGAGCTTATGGATTGAACAATGTAAAATCTTCTGAGTTGGTAGAGATACATAATGAGGATGATAAAGGGAGTGTTACGTATGGAATGGCTACGAATTTAGAATATGATAATGTAGGAATTGTAATATTTGGAAATgatagaaatataaaagaaggAGATGTAATAAAACGTACAAATCGAATTATAGATGTTAATGTTGGATATGAATTATTAGGTAGGGTAGTTGATGCATTGGGTAATTGTATAGATGGAGAGAAGAATGTCGTTACTAAGGAGAGAAGgaaaatagaaataaagGCACCAGGTATTATAGCGAGAAAAAGTGTGAATGAATCTATTATTACTGGTATTAAATGTATTGATAGTTTAGTACCTATAGGGAGAGGCCAGCGTGAATTGATTATCGGAGATAGACAAACAGGGAAAACAGCAATAGCCATAGATGCTATTATTCATCAgaagaatataaatgataatgtTATTAATGACAATGAAAAAGtttattgtatatatgttgCTATTGGACagaaaaaaagtaatattGCTAAATTAgttaatttattaaaaaaatatgatgcTTTAAAATATACTATTATTGTAAATTCGAGTGCTTCTGATGCTTCTCCTTTACAATTTCTTGCACCTTATACAGGATGTGCAATGGCTGAATTTTTTCGAGACAATGGAAAACATGcattaattatttttgatGATTTAAGTAAACAAGCTGTTGCTTATCGACAACTgtctttattattaagaaGACCCCCAGGAAGAGAAGCATATCCCGgtgatattttttatatacattcCAAGTTATTAGAAAGATCTTCCAAGTTGaatgataatttaaaagGAGGGAGTTTAACAGCTTTACCGATTATCGAGacattaaataatgatgtCTCAGCATATATACCTACTAATGTTATATCTATTACAGATGGACAAATATTTTTAGAAAGtgaattattttataaaggAATTATACCTGCGATTAATGTAGGTCTAAGTGTTTCAAGAATTGGTAGTAGTGCTCAATATAATtgtatgaaaaaattagCATCATCCATGAAACTTGAATTAGCTCAATTCAGAGAAATCGTTGCCTTCTCTCAATTTGGATCCGATTTAGATGTATCCACAAAAAAATTGATTGAGAAAGGTAAAATATTAAcagaaatattaaaacaaaaacaatATTCTCCTGTTCATATAAGCTATCAGATATGTTTAATTTATGCAGCTACAAAAGATTATCTTCTTAATCTTCCTATAGAAAAAGTACAAGATTTtgaaacaaaatattttgattaCTTGGATAACAATTATCTTGATgtcttaaaaaaaattcaatCCAATTGTCACTTATCCGAAGTAGAGGATCAGATAAAGGAAAGTATACAAAAGTTTCTAGAgctttataaaaatgaagcatga